The DNA sequence CAGATAGCCGGTTCGCCCTCGGCCGGTGCCGCCGGGTTGCTTGATCGCTGAACCACGGGCACAGTGCCGTCGCGCCGCGGCAGCAGCGACGGGTCTTTCTGTGGCGGGTTGTTCTGGAGCAAGGCGCTGAGCGGGTCCTGCGCAAGCTGTGGCATGTCGGGGGAGGCGGGCAGACCCATCTGGCGCGTGTCGACGCCGGCGATCTGGTCGTGCGCGTCGAGGCGAGCAGAGGCGTGGCGGCGGAACGCCTCGGTCTTGAGCCGTTCCTGACGCAGTTGCTCGCGAAGCCGGCGACGCTCGTTCTCGGCGAACTCCTGCTGCTGGGCCTGCTCCTTGAGGTTGGGCAGGCATGCCACGATCACGATGCCGATGATGCCCAGAAAGAACCCGCCGGCAGCCCAGCCGCCGACGTTGCGACCTTTGCTTGATGCGATGGCGCCGGCAGTGACAGCGCAAATCAGCAGAATAACCACTTGGCAGGCGAAACCTTCCACAGCACCGCCTCCTCTCTATTGTTCGATTTTGCAGACCCAGACTAAGATGCCAACACCCATTTTCCAAACGCA is a window from the Planctomycetaceae bacterium genome containing:
- a CDS encoding DUF4339 domain-containing protein, whose protein sequence is MVILLICAVTAGAIASSKGRNVGGWAAGGFFLGIIGIVIVACLPNLKEQAQQQEFAENERRRLREQLRQERLKTEAFRRHASARLDAHDQIAGVDTRQMGLPASPDMPQLAQDPLSALLQNNPPQKDPSLLPRRDGTVPVVQRSSNPAAPAEGEPAIWFYVLNGKSQGPLQASHISALIRKGAIGPNTLLWAEGFPDWTAAESVVGFAEEFPA